In Apteryx mantelli isolate bAptMan1 chromosome 18, bAptMan1.hap1, whole genome shotgun sequence, a single window of DNA contains:
- the ZNF217 gene encoding zinc finger protein 217: MPTQPLLAYMDGPDGIASTVGAQMENNDASMTIKGTNTISYKSLQEKFLMQAEGCMPMDCMFCDESFKHPEELGKHVLTQHRPTLCEPAVLRVEAEYLSRLDKCQVRTNLPLPNNEKDSDELSCEVCGQTFDEAFDVEAHMKKHKDSFTYWCNVCGRRFKEPWFLKNHMRTHTGKPGSRNKLQQGSESPITINEVVQEHVTENVTSPYKICMVCGFLFLNKETLIEHSKVHTKESVPNGESPQVTGESNQEETSQREEFLRFLNLRPNLAPENDKSQKPVKWIAELDPFNTYQAWQLATKGKVAVGHGQIKEPGQEGSTDNDDSSSDKEELGEIWNANKGSQTETTGKSKVNKNSSYTGNGNLSQDKLKHPGGEVPSMEMDSKLSQNKEKPTHCSECGKAFRTYHQLVLHSRVHKRDRRTDGETSAASRACCADIIVSLDENGAVERMEGGSEDGSEDGLPETLNLDKNEDGLERAKVKNLGASRECSYCGKYFRSNYYLNIHLRTHTGEKPYKCEFCEYAAAQKTSLRYHLERHHKDKQADSAADVKNDSKVSLQSQETELLLAVDGAQETKNLKRLFDGAKDAAQGCPPAKQQKESLSLNNAIGSTVLLRMKNDSRESNKGSVCNSSNQIHENVSTPYLEKVKAEKETKEAQPTDPHKREREASVASEGDDVQYVCALKDGKNVNDVRECTENYKHKHMVDSQEKPLNLSIGTSQECSVVSTAKGLLAPSTCPFCTYRTFYPEVLMIHQRLRHKYNPDTVNKNGYRNKALAKARRTGCPPALLGKDVLPLSFNPHKNKASPSTQQKLLQTGKAKQCHPPQNKVPLFSVTDSNSTAPSNLKFHKQQSNVGAQANNYRQPQQEMHSSSSISPVLDRVKRPESKVKALSVPVSQSGVVSSGMNGALDSHLNESAWSCHRGRDYLCSKSVGNVNLEYGETSAKRMKPNLLPIEHIDSAMANYRRYEMSRFRVANRYANLLPQECSRTKPSSSVLPTKQGLLNSDDVDPPNVLTVLKPYEPYSSGSLFSSCGSSNGQVTSSTVEGKRSVSYQHLSNSMLQKRSYESLIGNAHFRPSDKKT, encoded by the exons ATGCCAACCCAGCCTCTTTTGGCATACATGGATGGACCGGATGGAATAGCCAGTACCGTTGGTGCACAGATGGAGAATAATGATGCCTCGATGACAATAAAAGGAACAAATACAATTTCTTACAAAAGCTTGCAAGAAAAGTTTCTAATGCAAGCTGAGGGTTGTATGCCTATGGACTGCATGTTTTGTGATGAGTCTTTTAAACATCCGGAAGAACTTGGTAAGCATGTTTTAACACAGCATAGGCCCACCCTTTGTGAACCAGCTGTCCTGCGTGTTGAAGCAGAGTATCTCAGTCGTCTAGATAAATGTCAAGTAAGAACAAATTTGCCTTTACCAAACAATGAAAAGGACAGTGATGAACTTAGTTGTGAGGTTTGCGGACAAACATTTGATGAGGCTTTTGATGTTGAGGCACACATGAAAAAGCATAAAGACTCCTTCACGTATTGGTGTAATGTATGTGGAAGAAGATTTAAAGAGCCGTGGTTCCTTAAAAATCACATGAGAACGCATACTGGGAAGCCTGGTTCTAGAAACAAGCTCCAACAAGGTTCTGAAAGCCCCATAACAATAAATGAGGTGGTGCAGGAGCATGTAACTGAAAATGTAACGTCACCTTACAAAATTTGTATGGTTTGTGGTTTCCTATTTCTCAATAAAGAGACTTTAATTGAGCACAGTAAAGTGCACACCAAAGAATCAGTACCCAATGGTGAAAGCCCCCAAGTGACTGGTGAGTCTAATCAAGAAGAAACTTCTCAAAGAGAAGAATTTCTGAGATTCTTGAACTTAAGACCAAACTTGGCTCCAGAAAATGACAAATCACAAAAACCTGTGAAATGGATAGCTGAACTAGATCCATTCAACACATATCAAGCATGGCAGCTGGCTACCAAAGGTAAAGTTGCAGTTGGCCATGGCCAAATTAAAGAACCAGGACAAGAAGGAAGTACAGACAATGATGATTCATCTTCTGATAAAGAAGAACTTGGTGAAATTTGGAATGCAAATAAAGGTAGCCAGACTGAAACTACAGGGAAGTCAAAAGTAAATAAGAACAGCAGCTATACAGGGAATGGTAACTTATCCCAAGACAAATTGAAACATCCCGGTGGTGAAGTGCCTTCTATGGAGATGGATTCTAAATTGTCCCAAAACAAAGAGAAACCGACACACTGTTCAGAGTGTGGTAAAGCCTTCAGAACATACCACCAGCTAGTCCTTCATTCCAGAGTGCACAAGAGAGACAGACGGACTGATGGAGAGACTTCAGCTGCTTCTAGGGCATGCTGTGCTGATATAATTGTAAGCTTGGATGAAAATGGAGCAGTAGAACGAATGGAAGGAGGGTCTGAAGATGGATCTGAAGATGGGCTTCCGGAAACACTTAATTTAG ATAAAAATGAAGATGGTTTGGAAAGAGCAAAAGTTAAAAACCTTGGAGCCTCCAGAGAATGCAGCTATTGTGGAAAGTATTTTCGCTCAAATTATTACCTCAATATTCATCTCAGAACTCATACAG GTGAAAAACCGTACAAATGTGAATTCTGTGAGTATGCAGCAGCACAGAAAACTTCACTGAGGTATCATTTAGAGAGGCATCACAAGGACAAGCAAGCTGATAGTGCAGCAGACGTGAAAAATGACAGCAAAGTTTCATTACAGAGTCAGGAGACGGAGCTCTTGCTGGCTGTTGATGGTGCTCAAGAAACCAAAAATTTGAAGAGGCTTTTTGATGGTGCCAAAGATGCTGCCCAGGGCTGCCCAcctgcaaagcagcagaaggaaagtCTGTCTTTGAATAATGCAATAGGCAGCACAGTCCTGTTGAGAATGAAAAATGATTCTAGGGAATCAAACAAAGGTTCGGTTTGTAACAGTTCAAATCAAATACACGAGAATGTGTCCACTCCTTACCTGGAAAAAGTAAAGGCTGAGAAGGAAACAAAGGAAGCTCAGCCCACTGATCCtcataagagagagagagaggcttctGTGGCATCAGAGGGAGATGATGTCCAGTATGTTTGTGCTTTAAAGGATGGAAAAAATGTGAATGATGTGCGAGAGTGCACAGAAAACTACAAACACAAACATATGGTGGACTCTCAAGAAAAGCCCTTGAACTTATCTATTGGGACTTCACAAGAATGTTCAGTGGTTTCAACTGCTAAAGGCCTGCTAGCACCCAGCACCTGTCCGTTTTGTACTTACCGAACATTTTACCCAGAAGTCCTAATGATACACCAGAGGCTGAGGCACAAATACAATCCTGACACCGTTAACAAAAATGGCTATAGAAACAAGGCTCTAGCTAAAGCCAGACGCACTGGATGCCCTCCAGCTCTGCTTGGTAAAGATGTGCTTCCTCTGTCTTTTAATCCTCATAAAAATAAGGCTTCCCCATCTACACAACAAAAACTGTTGCAAACAGGGAAAGCTAAACAGTGTCACCCTCCACAGAACAAAGTCCCTCTCTTTTCAGTGACTGACTCAAACAGCACAGCCCCGAGTAACCTCAAGTTTCATAAGCAGCAAAGTAATGTTGGAGCTCAGGCAAATAACTATAGACAACCTCAGCAAGAAATGCACTCCAGTTCCAGTATCTCTCCAGTACTGGACAGAGTAAAAAGACCTGAATCTAAAGTAAAAGCTCTAAGTGTCCCAGTGTCTCAGTCTGGTGTAGTCAGCAGCGGTATGAACGGGGCTCTCGACTCTCACCTAAATGAATCTGCCTGGTCTTGTCATCGAGGAAGAGACTATCTTTGTAGTAAATCTGTGGGCAATGTAAATCTAGAATATGGTGAAACATCTGCTAAAAGAATGAAACCTAATCTGTTACCTATTGAACATATTGACTCTGCAATGGCTAATTACAGAAGATACGAAATGAGCAGATTTCGTGTTGCAAACAGATATGCAAATCTGCTACCTCAGGAATGTTCTCGCACCAAACCTTCATCCTCTGTTTTGCCAACCAAACAAGGGCTTCTGAATTCAGATGATGTTGATCCTCCTAACGTATTGACTGTTCTCAAACCTTATGAGCCATATAGCTCTGGATCACTTTTCAGTTCTTGTGGATCTAGCAATGGCCAAGTAACCAGCTCTACAGTAGAAG GAAAGAGATCAGTGTCATACCAACACTTATCTAACAGCATGCTACAAAAGCGGAGTTATGAAAGTCTTATTGGCAATGCACACTTTCGACCAAGTGACAAGAAGACTTGA